One window of the Rosa rugosa chromosome 3, drRosRugo1.1, whole genome shotgun sequence genome contains the following:
- the LOC133740347 gene encoding LOW QUALITY PROTEIN: pentatricopeptide repeat-containing protein At3g62890 (The sequence of the model RefSeq protein was modified relative to this genomic sequence to represent the inferred CDS: deleted 5 bases in 5 codons; substituted 1 base at 1 genomic stop codon), whose amino-acid sequence MRASPKLISFTHQSLNLSHPTPEAFALIRAHVQSKVPIHSPVSIFNRMRLHGVEPDNRTFPFLLQFFKSIPYFQSGKRIHAQILLFGYDQDPFVQTSLIHMYSACGNLMLARKVFDEITQPDLPSWNSIIDAYAKVGLVDAARDVFNEMPKRNVISWGCMIKAYVMCGGYNYKEALALFREMQMLDSVRPNEFTMSSILLSCGRLGALEHRKWRVHAYIDKSGMKVDVVLGTALMNRYAKXCGSIEGARGVFDNMGPHIEDVMTWSSMISGLAMHGHAMESLELFAEMIKCGVRPNTVTFVGVLCACVHGGLLNEGKEYFRGMDEEFGTKTLIQHYGCIVDLYGRPAGLIPDAWKVVISMPMEPDVLVWGALLSGARMHRDIETSEIALNKLIQLDPTNSAAYVLLSNVYAKMGKWSEVRRVRDVMEESGIKKVPGCTLVEVGKTCLLKIW is encoded by the exons ATGCGAGCTTCTCCAAAGCTCATATCTTTCACTCACCAAAGTCTTAATCTTTCCCATCCCACTCCCGAAGCCTTCGCCCTTATCCGAGCCCATGTCCAATCCAAAGTTCCAATCCACTCCCCGGTCTCCATCTTCAATCGAATGCGCTTACATGGAGTTGAACCCGATAACCGCACCTTCCCTTTCCTCCTTCAATTCTTCAAATCCATTCCTTACTTCCAATCAGGAAAACGAATCCATGCCCAAATTCTTCTCTTCGGGTATGATCAGGACCCCTTTGTCCAAACCTCTCTCATTCACATGTACTCTGCTTGTGGCAATTTGATGCTTGCACGC AAAGTGTTTGATGAAATTACCCAACCGGATTTGCCGTCTTGGAATTCGATCATAGATGCGTATGCGAAAGTGGGTTTGGTTGATGCTGCACGAGATGTGTTCAATGAAATGCCCAAGAGAAATGTGATTTCATGGGGTTGTATGATCAAGGCGTATGTAATGTGTGGTGGTTATAATTATAAGGAAGCACTTGCCTTGTTTCGTGAGATGCAGATGTTGGATAGTGTGAGGCCTAATGAGTTCACCATGTCGAGCATACTTTTGTCTTGTGGAAGATTGGGTGCACTTGAGCATCGGAAATGG CGGGTTCATGCTTATATTGATAAATCTGGGATGAAAGTTGATGTCGTGCTAGGGACTGCATTGATGAACAGGTATGCCAAA TAATGTGGAAGTATTGAGGGAGCAAGAGGGGTTTTTGATAATATGGGACCTCAT ATCGAGGACGTGATGACCTGGAGTTCAATGATATCGGGACTCGCCATGCATGGACATGCTATGGAGTCTCTTGAATTATTTGCTGAGATGATCAAGTGTGGCGTGAGACCTAATACTGTGACTTTTGTGGGTGTTCTTTGTGCTTGTGTTCACGGGGGTCTGCTAAATGAAGGTAAAGAGTATTTTAGGGGGATGGATGAGGAGTTTGGTACTAAGACTTTGATACAGCACTATGGTTGCATTGTCGACCTTTATGGAAGA CCGGCCGGGCTGATTCCAGACGCATGGAAAGTGGTGATATCCATGCCAATGGAGCCTGATGTGCTTGTGTGGGGAGCTCTACTAAGTGGAGCTAGGATGCACAGGGACATAGAAACAAGTGAGATTGCGCTGAACAAGCTAATTCAGTTGGATCCAACTAATAGTGCTGCATATGTACTTTTATCGAATGTGTACGCAAAAATGGGGAAATGGAGTGAAGTAAGACGTGTGAGAGATGTTATGGAGGAAAGCGGGATCAAGAAAGTTCCCGGCTGTACTTTGGTCGAGGTGGGTAAGACGTGTCTATTGAAGATTTGGTGA
- the LOC133739002 gene encoding O-methyltransferase 1, chloroplastic encodes MDSLLGFPQSPATAILRRPLISTSRPNSNRNAGLSFRAKPNDAIDPLLHDAVNSASLRFRETHRPEPLFVDPYAGCFVDPNAQMDMKQCSHHYCVATKYIDDKLLRTVNHIEGLKQVVLLTDGMDTRPYRLSWPTSTIIFDISPDRVFSGAAEKLKGVGAKIPRSCLFLHVPLESSNLQQTLRARGFNGNRPSIWAMQGLPVMTLANFEDILLTVSGLSMNGCGFLGELPAWLAETEIVTKTSTREWMEKLFMNNGFRVDMIHYEEVAKSLGKKLAAGPYKNILFSSEQLRFSDDQMETWRREFQRVEEQGDEEGFEEL; translated from the exons ATGGACTCTTTACTGGGCTTCCCACAATCCCCAGCTACCGCCATCTTGCGCCGCCCGCTAATCTCCACTTCAAGACCAAACAGTAACAGAAATGCCGGGTTGAGTTTCAGAGCAAAACCCAACGACGCAATTGACCCATTACTCCACGACGCCGTTAATTCAGCTTCTCTTCGTTTCCGAGAGACCCATCGACCAG AGCCTCTCTTTGTTGATCCGTATGCCGGTTGCTTTGTTGATCCTAATGCGCAGATGGACATGAAGCAATGCTCACACCATTATTGCGTTGCAACTAAGTACATTGATGATAAGTTGCTTCGTACAGTGAACCATATTGAGGGACTTAAGCAG GTTGTTTTGCTAACAGATGGCATGGACACTCGGCCGTATAGGCTTAGTTGGCCAACTTCAACCATTATTTTTGATATTTCGCCGGACCGGGTATTCAGTGGAGCAGCTGAAAAGCTTAAAG GTGTTGGGGCTAAAATCCCAAGAAGCTGCTTATTCCTTCATGTTCCATTGGAGTCCTCCAATTTGCAGCAAACTCTACGTGCTAGAGGCTTCAATGGTAACCGGCCTAGTATATGGGCCATGCAG GGACTGCCCGTAATGACATTGGCAAATTTTGAGGACATTTTGCTCACTGTAAGTGGTTTGTCCATGAATGGATGTGGCTTTTTGGGAGAATTGCCTGCTTGGTTGGCAGAGACTGAAATAGTGACCAAG ACTAGTACAAGGGAATGGATGGAGAAATTATTCATGAACAATGGCTTTCGGGTGGACATGATTCACTATGAAGAAGTTGCAAAGAGCTTAGGCAAGAAATTAGCAGCAGGACCTTATAAGAATATACTATTTTCCTCAGAACAACTGCGGTTTTCTGATGATCAG ATGGAAACTTGGAGAAGAGAATTTCAAAGAGTTGAGGAACAAGGGGATGAAGAAGGTTTTGAAGAGCTATGA
- the LOC133740346 gene encoding magnesium/proton exchanger isoform X3 translates to MWKLLDFRERNCPREWCPGILICSWSCLLFPWIISNYCSFFPVHGECCEPHAEGLGPGTLVGSAAFDLFPIHAVCVVVPKAGELKKIADIGVWLVELFWSFWAYIWLYIILEVWTPNVITLWEALLTVLQYGLLLIHAYAQDKQWPYFSLPLPRSKRPEDWVPAEPVACKLDSGPCDEYSEILHVGEDENRGVVDIFSIHSETGNGIVPVYQKVSGNDETPESSNKDCQEKMVSEDHPVFILWRQQFVDAVKLESTESRKLNNFYLRLARIFWQLLLAPWRLLFAFVPPYNIAHGWVAFICSLIFISAIAYIVTQLTDLISCVTGINPYVIAFTALASGTSWPDLVASKIAAERQLTADSAIANITCSNSVNIYVGIGFPWLINTAYNYFVYKEPLRIENAAGLSFSLLVFFATSVGCISVLVIRRLTLGAELGGPKLWAWITFVFFMLLWIIFVVLSSLKVSGII, encoded by the exons ATGTGGAAGCTACTTGATTTTCGAGAGCGAAACTGCCCTCGGGAGTGGTGTCCGGGCATTCTTATATGTTCTTGGTCTTGCTTACTGTTTCCTTGGATTATCAGCAATTACTGCTCGTTTTTTCCGGTCCATGGAGAGTGTTGTGAGCCACACGCGGAAG GTTTGGGTCCTGGAACACTAGTTGGTTCTGCTGCATTCGACCTTTTCCCCATCCATGCTGTTTGTGTTGTAGTTCCTAAAGCTGGAGAGCTGAAAAAGATTGCTGATATAGGAGTCTGGCTGGTTGAGCTCTTTTGGTCTTTCTGGGCATATATTTGGTTATATATAATTCTAGAG GTGTGGACACCAAACGTGATTACACTATGGGAGGCCTTATTGACAGTACTACAATACGGGTTACTGCTGATACATGCTTATGCTCAGGACAAGCAGTGGCCCTACTTTTCTCTTCCTTT GCCAAGAAGCAAGAGACCAGAGGACTGGGTGCCAGCTGAGCCTGTTGCATGCAAGCTTGATAGTGGTCCCTGTGATGAGTATTCTGAAATACTTCATGTTGGCGAAGATGAAAACAGAGGCGTTGTTGATATTTTCTCCATACATTCAGAGACAGGAAATGGTATAG TTCCAGTGTATCAAAAAGTCTCTGGAAATGACGAAACTCCTGAGTCATCTAATAAAGATTGTCAAGAGAAAATGGTTTCAGAAGATCATCCAGTTTTTATACTTTGGAGGCAACAATTTGTAGACGCAGTCAAG CTCGAAAGCACAGAATCAAGAAAACTGAACAACTTCTATTTGCGACTGGCAAGAATTTTCTGGCAATTACTTCTTGCTCCCTGGAGACTATTATTTGCATTTGTTCCTCCTTATAACATTGCTCATGGCTGGGTTGCCTTCATTTGTTCCTTAATTTTCATCAGTGCGATAGCTTACATTGTAACACAACTCACTGATCTCATAAGTTGTGTCACAG GAATAAATCCTTATGTCATAGCATTTACCGCATTAGCAAGTGGAACTTCGTGGCCAGATTTAGTTGCAAGTAAGATTGCTGCTGAACGTCAGTTGACAGCTGACTCTGCCATTGCAAACATCACTTGCAG CAATTCGGTGAATATATATGTTGGAATCGGTTTTCCATGGCTGATCAACACAGCATACAATTATTTTGTATATAAAGAACCACTGCGGATTGAGAATGCAGCGGGTCTTAGCTTCTCATTGCTTGTATTTTTCGCAACCTCAGTAGGCTGCATTTCAGTTCTGGTAATTAGGCGTCTAACATTGGGTGCAGAGCTTGGAGGGCCAAAGCTTTGGGCATGGATTACCTTTGTGTTTTTCATGTTGCTTTGGATAATTTTTGTTGTGCTGTCTTCTCTCAAAGTTTCTGGCATCAtataa
- the LOC133740346 gene encoding magnesium/proton exchanger isoform X1 — translation MPELSSTIGRETCGSYLIFESETALGSGVRAFLYVLGLAYCFLGLSAITARFFRSMESVVSHTRKVVAIDPYSGDQVISHEKVWNFTIADISLLAFGTSFPQISLATIDAIRNIGSLYAGGLGPGTLVGSAAFDLFPIHAVCVVVPKAGELKKIADIGVWLVELFWSFWAYIWLYIILEVWTPNVITLWEALLTVLQYGLLLIHAYAQDKQWPYFSLPLPRSKRPEDWVPAEPVACKLDSGPCDEYSEILHVGEDENRGVVDIFSIHSETGNGIVPVYQKVSGNDETPESSNKDCQEKMVSEDHPVFILWRQQFVDAVKLESTESRKLNNFYLRLARIFWQLLLAPWRLLFAFVPPYNIAHGWVAFICSLIFISAIAYIVTQLTDLISCVTGINPYVIAFTALASGTSWPDLVASKIAAERQLTADSAIANITCSNSVNIYVGIGFPWLINTAYNYFVYKEPLRIENAAGLSFSLLVFFATSVGCISVLVIRRLTLGAELGGPKLWAWITFVFFMLLWIIFVVLSSLKVSGII, via the exons ATGCCTGAACTTTCCAGCACAATTGGGCGGGAAACATGTGGAAGCTACTTGATTTTCGAGAGCGAAACTGCCCTCGGGAGTGGTGTCCGGGCATTCTTATATGTTCTTGGTCTTGCTTACTGTTTCCTTGGATTATCAGCAATTACTGCTCGTTTTTTCCGGTCCATGGAGAGTGTTGTGAGCCACACGCGGAAGGTGGTGGCTATTGATCCTTACTCTGGTGATCAAGTTATTAGTCATGAGAAAGTGTGGAATTTCACAATTGCAGATATTAGCCTGCTGGCCTTTGGGACCAGCTTTCCTCAAATATCATTAGCCACCATCGATGCTATACGAAACATTGGAAGCCTCTATGCTGGGG GTTTGGGTCCTGGAACACTAGTTGGTTCTGCTGCATTCGACCTTTTCCCCATCCATGCTGTTTGTGTTGTAGTTCCTAAAGCTGGAGAGCTGAAAAAGATTGCTGATATAGGAGTCTGGCTGGTTGAGCTCTTTTGGTCTTTCTGGGCATATATTTGGTTATATATAATTCTAGAG GTGTGGACACCAAACGTGATTACACTATGGGAGGCCTTATTGACAGTACTACAATACGGGTTACTGCTGATACATGCTTATGCTCAGGACAAGCAGTGGCCCTACTTTTCTCTTCCTTT GCCAAGAAGCAAGAGACCAGAGGACTGGGTGCCAGCTGAGCCTGTTGCATGCAAGCTTGATAGTGGTCCCTGTGATGAGTATTCTGAAATACTTCATGTTGGCGAAGATGAAAACAGAGGCGTTGTTGATATTTTCTCCATACATTCAGAGACAGGAAATGGTATAG TTCCAGTGTATCAAAAAGTCTCTGGAAATGACGAAACTCCTGAGTCATCTAATAAAGATTGTCAAGAGAAAATGGTTTCAGAAGATCATCCAGTTTTTATACTTTGGAGGCAACAATTTGTAGACGCAGTCAAG CTCGAAAGCACAGAATCAAGAAAACTGAACAACTTCTATTTGCGACTGGCAAGAATTTTCTGGCAATTACTTCTTGCTCCCTGGAGACTATTATTTGCATTTGTTCCTCCTTATAACATTGCTCATGGCTGGGTTGCCTTCATTTGTTCCTTAATTTTCATCAGTGCGATAGCTTACATTGTAACACAACTCACTGATCTCATAAGTTGTGTCACAG GAATAAATCCTTATGTCATAGCATTTACCGCATTAGCAAGTGGAACTTCGTGGCCAGATTTAGTTGCAAGTAAGATTGCTGCTGAACGTCAGTTGACAGCTGACTCTGCCATTGCAAACATCACTTGCAG CAATTCGGTGAATATATATGTTGGAATCGGTTTTCCATGGCTGATCAACACAGCATACAATTATTTTGTATATAAAGAACCACTGCGGATTGAGAATGCAGCGGGTCTTAGCTTCTCATTGCTTGTATTTTTCGCAACCTCAGTAGGCTGCATTTCAGTTCTGGTAATTAGGCGTCTAACATTGGGTGCAGAGCTTGGAGGGCCAAAGCTTTGGGCATGGATTACCTTTGTGTTTTTCATGTTGCTTTGGATAATTTTTGTTGTGCTGTCTTCTCTCAAAGTTTCTGGCATCAtataa
- the LOC133738184 gene encoding blue-light photoreceptor PHR2, giving the protein MDPNSQIAENPESSEEQQNPLALLLPSSPSPSPSPFATASLSLSLASILPTHFFQQPKVATLFSSQPTKAKIPTQASSLAHLSLSASANVATPSKLSFKSTISANPLQNPLTLGPRRPLDPNNGAGIRRASIVWFRNDLRVHDNECLNSANNESMSVLPVYCFDPRDYGKSSSGFDKTGPFRAQFLVESVSDLRKNLQARGSDLVVRIGKPETVLVELAKTIGADAIYAHREVSHDELKSEERIESAMKDENVEVKYFWGSTLYHMEDLPFKLEDMPTNYGGFREKVKGLEVRKTIEALEQMKGMPSRGDVEPGDVPSLMDLGLNPSASMAQDGKPGAASMVGGEAEALERLKKFAAECQAQPPKGSKEGSQNSIYGANFSCKISPWLAMGCLSPRSMFDELKKTASRSVSASSNPDDGGSGTNWLMFELLWRDFFRFVTKKYSAGKKQLDAAPATACTGALA; this is encoded by the exons ATGGACCCCAATTCCCAAATCGCAGAGAACCCAGAATCATCAGAGGAGCAACAAAACCCACTAGCCCTTCTCctcccttcttctccttctccttctccttctccattCGCCACCGCTTCACTCTCACTCTCCCTGGCCTCAATCCTCCCCACCCACTTTTTCCAACAACCCAAAGTGGCCACCCTCTTCTCCTCTCAGCCCACCAAGGCCAAAATCCCCACCCAGGCCTCCTCCCTTGCCCACCTCTCCCTCTCCGCCTCCGCCAATGTCGCCACCCCCTCCAAGCTCTCCTTCAAGTCCACCATCTCCGCCAACCCGCTCCAAAACCCCCTCACTCTCGGCCCCCGCCGCCCCCTCGACCCCAACAACGGGGCCGGAATTCGTCGAGCTTCCATCGTTTGGTTCCGCAACGACCTCCGCGTCCACGACAACGAGTGCCTCAACTCCGCCAACAACGAGTCCATGTCCGTCTTGCCCGTCTACTGCTTCGACCCGCGAGACTACGGCAAGTCGTCTTCCGGCTTCGACAAGACCGGCCCATTCCGGGCCCAGTTCCTCGTCGAGTCCGTCTCCGACCTGAGGAAGAATCTCCAGGCCAGAGGCTCTGATCTGGTCGTCAGAATCGGGAAGCCCGAGACGGTCCTCGTCGAGCTGGCCAAGACTATTGGGGCCGATGCAATCTATGCCCACAGGGAGGTTTCTCATGATGAGCTCAAGTCTGAGGAGAGGATCGAGTCTGCGATGAAGGACGAGAATGTTGAGGTTAAGTACTTCTGGGGAAGCACTTTGTACCATATGGAGGACTTGCCCTTTAAGCTGGAGGACATGCCCACGAACTATGGTGGGTTCAGAGAGAAGGTGAAGGGGTTGGAGGTGAGGAAGACCATTGAGGCTTTGGAGCAGATGAAGGGGATGCCGTCTCGCGGCGATGTGGAGCCTGGGGATGTTCCTTCCTTGATGGATTTGGGTCTCAACCCGTCTGCTTCCATGGCTCAG GATGGGAAGCCAGGTGCTGCTTCTATGGTGGGAGGAGAAGCTGAAGCCCTAGAGAGGCTTAAGAAGTTTGCAGCTGAGTGCCAAGCACAACCTCCCAAGGGGAGCAAAGAAGGAAGTCAGAATAGCATTTATGGTGCAAACTTTTCATGCAAAATCTCACCATGGCTGGCCATGGGATGCCTCTCTCCCCGCAGTATGTTTGATGAGCTAAAGAAAACTGCTAGCAG ATCTGTTTCTGCATCCTCAAACCCGGATGATGGTGGCAGCGGAACAAACTGGTTAATGTTTGAGTTACTGTGGAGGGATTTCTTCAG ATTTGTTACCAAGAAATACAGTGCTGGAAAGAAACAGCTTGATGCTGCTCCAGCAACAGCATGCACGGGTGCACTTGCCTAA
- the LOC133740346 gene encoding magnesium/proton exchanger isoform X2, producing the protein MPELSSTIGRETCGSYLIFESETALGSGVRAFLYVLGLAYCFLGLSAITARFFRSMESVVSHTRKVVAIDPYSGDQVISHEKVWNFTIADISLLAFGTSFPQISLATIDAIRNIGSLYAGGLGPGTLVGSAAFDLFPIHAVCVVVPKAGELKKIADIGVWLVELFWSFWAYIWLYIILEVWTPNVITLWEALLTVLQYGLLLIHAYAQDKQWPYFSLPLPRSKRPEDWVPAEPVACKLDSGPCDEYSEILHVGEDENRGVVDIFSIHSETGNVPVYQKVSGNDETPESSNKDCQEKMVSEDHPVFILWRQQFVDAVKLESTESRKLNNFYLRLARIFWQLLLAPWRLLFAFVPPYNIAHGWVAFICSLIFISAIAYIVTQLTDLISCVTGINPYVIAFTALASGTSWPDLVASKIAAERQLTADSAIANITCSNSVNIYVGIGFPWLINTAYNYFVYKEPLRIENAAGLSFSLLVFFATSVGCISVLVIRRLTLGAELGGPKLWAWITFVFFMLLWIIFVVLSSLKVSGII; encoded by the exons ATGCCTGAACTTTCCAGCACAATTGGGCGGGAAACATGTGGAAGCTACTTGATTTTCGAGAGCGAAACTGCCCTCGGGAGTGGTGTCCGGGCATTCTTATATGTTCTTGGTCTTGCTTACTGTTTCCTTGGATTATCAGCAATTACTGCTCGTTTTTTCCGGTCCATGGAGAGTGTTGTGAGCCACACGCGGAAGGTGGTGGCTATTGATCCTTACTCTGGTGATCAAGTTATTAGTCATGAGAAAGTGTGGAATTTCACAATTGCAGATATTAGCCTGCTGGCCTTTGGGACCAGCTTTCCTCAAATATCATTAGCCACCATCGATGCTATACGAAACATTGGAAGCCTCTATGCTGGGG GTTTGGGTCCTGGAACACTAGTTGGTTCTGCTGCATTCGACCTTTTCCCCATCCATGCTGTTTGTGTTGTAGTTCCTAAAGCTGGAGAGCTGAAAAAGATTGCTGATATAGGAGTCTGGCTGGTTGAGCTCTTTTGGTCTTTCTGGGCATATATTTGGTTATATATAATTCTAGAG GTGTGGACACCAAACGTGATTACACTATGGGAGGCCTTATTGACAGTACTACAATACGGGTTACTGCTGATACATGCTTATGCTCAGGACAAGCAGTGGCCCTACTTTTCTCTTCCTTT GCCAAGAAGCAAGAGACCAGAGGACTGGGTGCCAGCTGAGCCTGTTGCATGCAAGCTTGATAGTGGTCCCTGTGATGAGTATTCTGAAATACTTCATGTTGGCGAAGATGAAAACAGAGGCGTTGTTGATATTTTCTCCATACATTCAGAGACAGGAAATG TTCCAGTGTATCAAAAAGTCTCTGGAAATGACGAAACTCCTGAGTCATCTAATAAAGATTGTCAAGAGAAAATGGTTTCAGAAGATCATCCAGTTTTTATACTTTGGAGGCAACAATTTGTAGACGCAGTCAAG CTCGAAAGCACAGAATCAAGAAAACTGAACAACTTCTATTTGCGACTGGCAAGAATTTTCTGGCAATTACTTCTTGCTCCCTGGAGACTATTATTTGCATTTGTTCCTCCTTATAACATTGCTCATGGCTGGGTTGCCTTCATTTGTTCCTTAATTTTCATCAGTGCGATAGCTTACATTGTAACACAACTCACTGATCTCATAAGTTGTGTCACAG GAATAAATCCTTATGTCATAGCATTTACCGCATTAGCAAGTGGAACTTCGTGGCCAGATTTAGTTGCAAGTAAGATTGCTGCTGAACGTCAGTTGACAGCTGACTCTGCCATTGCAAACATCACTTGCAG CAATTCGGTGAATATATATGTTGGAATCGGTTTTCCATGGCTGATCAACACAGCATACAATTATTTTGTATATAAAGAACCACTGCGGATTGAGAATGCAGCGGGTCTTAGCTTCTCATTGCTTGTATTTTTCGCAACCTCAGTAGGCTGCATTTCAGTTCTGGTAATTAGGCGTCTAACATTGGGTGCAGAGCTTGGAGGGCCAAAGCTTTGGGCATGGATTACCTTTGTGTTTTTCATGTTGCTTTGGATAATTTTTGTTGTGCTGTCTTCTCTCAAAGTTTCTGGCATCAtataa
- the LOC133737842 gene encoding uncharacterized protein LOC133737842 has product MAGTLLNQVTIGYILMALSPQTTLLDVWIIPCHKQSGLEDGMENRHSPKDQNFHVEASEKKWVLTLVSFLCWAIWKARCDYVYRHRQPSPSQVLCYAVSLACEFLEASVQNRIGGAPLSDNINQWTLPPQNAAAINCDASWKSPSTGGLGTIIRDYRGMVICGATFNTCSGSVIIAEAQAILLDLNLAIEHNLKRVRVESDSLEAITKLRKANSCGNWRISPIIGEIHKKSQFFDHITWDWIPREANRVAHEAASLAIQSVGLNRWANRPPPSLSTVLRNDGLPCPHGNDS; this is encoded by the exons ATGGCAGGTACACTGTTAAATCAGGTTACCATTGGATACATTCTAATGGCTCTTTCCCCTCAAACAACACTACTGGATGTCTGGATCATCCCATGTCATAAACAGTCGGGTTTGGAAGATGGTATGGAAAATAGACACTCTCCCAAGGATCAAAATTTTCATGTGGAAG CAAGTGAGAAGAAGTGGGTACTTACATTGGTGAGTTTTCTGTGCTGGGCAATATGGAAAGCACGTTGTGATTATGTGTATCGACATCGGCAACCTTCCCCATCACAAGTCCTCTGCTATGCGGTGAGTCTGGCATGCGAGTTTTTGGAGGCCTCGGTCCAGAATCGGATTGGTGGAGCTCCCCTCTCCGACAACATTAATCAATGGACCCTTCCCCCACAAAATGCAGCTGCAATTAACTGTGATGCTTCTTGGAAGAGTCCATCGACTGGAGGACTGGGAACCATAATTAGAGATTACAGAGGCATGGTAATTTGTGGAGCTACTTTCAACACGTGCAGTGGATCAGTGATTATTGCTGAAGCACAGGCCATCCTTTTGGATTTGAACCTGGCAATTGAGCACAATTTGAAGAGAGTCAGAGTAGAATCTGATTCTTTAGAAGCAATCACCAAACTAAGGAAAGCCAACTCCTGCGGGAATTGGAGGATTTCCCCTATCATTGGTGAAATTCATAAAAAAAGTCAGTTTTTTGATCACATTACCTGGGATTGGATTCCCCGTGAAGCGAATCGAGTCGCCCATGAGGCGGCCTCGCTTGCCATCCAGTCGGTGGGTCTTAACAGATGGGCCAACAGGCCACCACCTTCCCTCTCCACGGTACTTCGGAATGACGGTCTCCCATGCCCACATGGAAATGACTCTTGA